A single Anopheles funestus chromosome 2RL, idAnoFuneDA-416_04, whole genome shotgun sequence DNA region contains:
- the LOC125774969 gene encoding splicing factor 1-like, whose translation MSKATDNGGERGRKRKSRWSDETHAKVCIPGVPTVLPNTLTPEQEESFILQLQINELTHQLRVNEVTIPHNREERSPSPPPIYDSTGKRLNTRAYRERKKIETRRHQLIQQMLAINPSFKPPSDYKPPKYCNSEKVLLPQDQYPHINFIGLLIGPRGSTIKAIEKQTGTKIIIRGKGSTLPSKVAPVAESNEPLHAFITADNSEAVANAAKFIQDVITKGVEDPNHLNQLRKEQLYALAVLNGTIRPQSDFGSHSERPLMRNNVSSIVCSACGGGGHITSDCISKRPCYQEKPESSDNSNKFDKLYQSFLEEIGANAPESDSLQPQYRT comes from the coding sequence ATGAGCAAGGCTACAGATAATGGAGGCGAACGTGGTCGCAAAAGAAAATCCCGCTGGAGCGACGAAACACACGCCAAGGTTTGCATCCCAGGCGTGCCAACAGTTTTGCCAAATACGTTGACGCCCGAACAGGAAGAATCATTTATACTGCAACTGCAAATAAACGAATTAACTCATCAGCTTCGTGTGAATGAAGTGACGATTCCACACAACCGAGAAGAGAGATCTCCATCCCCACCGCCAATATACGATTCCACTGGTAAACGGCTAAACACGCGTGCATACCGCGAacgcaaaaaaatagaaacaagaCGCCACCAGCTGATCCAGCAGATGCTAGCAATTAATCCATCGTTCAAGCCTCCGTCAGACTATAAACCACCTAAATACTGCAACAGTGAGAAGGTTCTTCTACCACAGGACCAGTATCCGCACATAAACTTTATCGGTTTGCTTATTGGGCCACGCGGCAGCACAATCAAGGCGATCGAAAAGCAAACCGGCACCAAGATCATCATCCGTGGCAAAGGTTCGACATTGCCCTCGAAGGTTGCACCGGTGGCTGAATCAAATGAGCCACTTCACGCGTTCATTACTGCCGACAATTCTGAGGCCGTTGCGAATGCCGCCAAATTCATCCAGGACGTAATCACGAAAGGAGTCGAAGATCCAAACCATCTAAATCAGCTGCGCAAAGAGCAACTGTACGCACTGGCTGTGCTTAATGGTACCATTCGCCCACAGTCTGACTTTGGTTCTCATAGCGAGAGACCGCTTATGAGAAACAACGTGAGCAGCATCGTCTGTTCGgcgtgtggtggtggtggtcacATCACAAGCGACTGCATAAGTAAACGACCATGCTATCAAGAGAAACCAGAGTCTTCCGATAACAGTAACAAATTCGATAAGCTTTACCAGAGCTTTTTGGAGGAAATTGGTGCAAATGCTCCAGAAAGCGATTCGCTTCAACCACAATACAGAACATAA